From the Chanos chanos chromosome 7, fChaCha1.1, whole genome shotgun sequence genome, the window ATACGGCCTGTTCTTAGGACTGGATTGGATGATGATTTGGGTGACCACTCATATGGGCTGTTCTTAGGACTGGGATGGATGATGATTTGGGTGACCACTCATATGGGCTGTTCTTAGGACTGGGATGGATAATGATTTGGGTGACCACTCATATGGGCTGTTCTTAGGACTGGGATGGATAATGATTTGGGTGACCACTCATATGGGCTGTTCTTAGGACTGGGATGGATGATGATTTGGGTGACCACTCATATGGCCTGTTCTTAGGGCTGGGCCTGCTCTAGGGAGCAGAGAATAGCAGCACAGAGTCCCAGttcagtcattaaaaatgtactGTCATTTTGAGTACTCTTTGCTCAGGGATTAAAAAATCCAATCAACAGCACAATCCCTTGGTTACTCAGGAGCTTATACTTTCTCCAGACCACACTCTCTCATCCTCGTTTTGTGGTTGGCGCAGTACCTGTTTCAAGAGCTTTACTTCATTTTACACATCAAAAAAGTGTCctgtataattacagtaatttacTGGCAGCAGTTCAACCAGTCGCATATTGTTCATTTGAAGGTTTTATCTCGTGCTATAAAATTGTGATGGATGTCTAAGGCTGATTCTTGTTTATTACTGtatttgtactgtttttttacTGCTTCCTCATTTTTCTAACTTCCATCTCATAGCTGTATGCCTATTGTTGAATTGCTGTATTAAAGTCCCACCTTAGGCCTTATGTGGTTTGTCCCTCACTCTTAGATTGCCCAATATGCTTTGAAAATAACTACCAGAGTGTAAAAACACATATTAACTACGCTGACAATGAACTTGATCTTCATCTCCCAGAATGCCATTGTTAAGGCAATCTACTAATCTATCTCATCTACAGTAGATAACTGTAAGAATTTTGCTGTGAATTTTATACCGGTTTTTAACAGTGTAGTTTTTCCACACAGGAACTACCATGTTTGGGTGGAAGCATGGATGAAACGTCCGGACCTTTCTGACACCTCTGATTATGACGGCTGGCAGGTTGTGGACCCGACTCCGCAAGAGAGAAGCTCAggtacacaaacagagagacctCTGAGAACCTGATCGTGGTAGCTTCACTGGAAACAAAACCAGTGGAAAATTCTCTTTACAGGAATGGGAGCGATCTTTTGTCGATCGATTTTGTCTCATACGATCATGTTCCCTTTATTAAAATACTCTATGACTGAAAAACGTTGAGAGGAAATTGAGAGGATGGGACAGGGCAGGTCCTTCAAATGCTCGTGATAAGTGTATTTGACCCATGTCTTTTGCTGCCTTTTGAAGGTGTGTTCTGCTGTGGTCCAGCTCCAGTTAAAGCCGTTTTGAAGGGACACACCAATGTCAAATATGACGTGCCTTTTGTATATGCTGAGGTCAATGCTGACGTCGTGACCTGGATGAAGATGGCTGATGGTTCAAAGAAGAAGATCTACTCGGACACTGTATCTGTGGGACAGAACATCAGCACCAAAGCTGTGGGTAGTGACTCCAGAGTGGATGTCACAGCCAACTACAAACATCAAGAAGGTTAGCAGAGTTGCTAAAGTTCCGCTAGATCTATTTAAATCCATTGGtgtaatctatctatctatctatctatctatctatctatctatctatctatctatctatctaaacaGTGTTAGATAGATATATCTAACACacataatatatgtgtgtgtgtatataatacacacacacacacacacacacacacatatttatatatataaaatatacacgTATACTCAtaatatttgtatgtatttcaCGTTTTTAAAAATAGGCTcaaaagaggagagggatgTATTTGATGAGGCTGTCAGAAGACTAAACATGAAGCAGGTCATCATAAAAATTGAAGAAGTCAGCAAACCGATAAATGGCATGGATATCGACCTGAGAGTTAAGCTGCACAGTGAGAGTCCGTCATCTCGGACACTGGACGTCTACATTATTGCCCAGGCTATGCGCTATACCGGGATTCCTGACACTGTCATTTGGAGTGACCTTAAGCAGGTCCAGCTTCTGCCTGAGAAAGGTATTGCCTCTCTGCTATCAAGGTTCCTCAGCCCCGTTTACACTTGGTGTCTTGGTCTTGGGTGATCGGGTCACAAGTGGACAGCGCTAGATACAAGTGTAAACGACCACCGAGACACATTCTGAACCGATCACTCGAACCACTTGCCGAGCTGGTCTGGGACGCGTTTGGCCACATATCTTTTTGTAGTGTAAACGCTAATGCGTCCTGATGCGTTCCCGACAGAGACTAACGTAATAACCCTCTAGCGAAAGTGGCGTAGCAGTAACGGAATCCGAACACAAGTGGTCAGCTGAACACCCTGGAGACGCAGGATAGACGATAAACGGCAATGTGTCtcagctgtccacttgtgatccgaATCGcccaagatgcattttaaaaccaagtgtaaacaagGCCTTAGTTGTTGTATCAAATCTCTGAAAATTCCACTCTGGAACTTGGAACCAAACATCCAAATTCTGATGGCTATCGTGCAGACATTCAGTATCCCAcatgttttataatgttttttttttataatgccTGCGAGATAAATGAACATTGCCTCAATAAATGTGCTTGCATCATAGAACTGGATATCCCCGTCTCAATCCCCTTCTCCAGTTATGGAGAGAGAATGTTGGAGAACAACAGTATCAAAGTCAGCGTTATTGTGAAGAACAAACTTGACTCTGATGAAACTTACCTTGCCCAGAGAGACATCGTACCGCAAAATCCACCACTCAAAATAACAgtgagtttttgttgtttgtttgtttctttgtttacatACAAtttctgcaattttttttttttcatttaaagattTTCTCCTTTAACAAGTCCTAAAAGTCCTTCAGCAAGGTTCAAACCTGGGCCACGCTAAAGGAACAATGCATAAGAACCATAATGACGTACTGGGCCCAGTTGGCTAAAAACGGCGTAAAACTCCTGTTTAGAATAAAGAATACCACCAGTGATTGGTCAGAGTGTTTGTTATATGACAGTCGATGTTTCCTGCGCTTTACGTTTTAACATCTGCCGAATCCTCACGCCCTCAGACCACGGGGGTTCCGCGGCTGTACGGGGAGCTGAAAGCAGAGATCGTTTTCGAGAATCCTCTTCCTGTGCCGTTAAAGCAGTGCACCATCACTGTCACGGGCAGTGGCCTGCTCCTGAACCCTGTAGTATCCAGGTGAGACCATCTTTTGTAAAGTGCGTTGAGCAAGTTGAGCAGGTTTCTATTCAATAGGTGTGGCCCATAGGGGATGTGTTGGGATAAGCACATGGGACAACGTTTCCagagggggggggttactggTATAGTATAAATGTACGCGGGTCTATCTTTTTGGGTACGACCAAGGTAGAACGTTGTGTAGACAGATGAGAACCTGATCGTTTTTAGATTTTTGGGATTCAGTTAACGTGACGAAAAATATGACACAACAAAATGTCAAGTTACAGGAGTACTTGTTCTTCTGTGCCAGCTTAAGTTTGCTACGGTCTTAACTAATGTAATCAAATGAATATCAATAAATCACAAATCAATGATATCAATAAAATATCGATGCCTGACTTGTGACTTGCTATGGCTAAAGGTAAGTGGTGAATCATGAAAACAGGACAAGTGGGTTACTTAAACATAACTAAACACtaatgtgaaattaaataaataaaaaaattgcaaagtgtgctggtgagagagaaacagaggcttTAGTTTTGAAAGTTGATTGATATTTAAAATATCTGGGTACCACCACAGCTCTGATCACGTTACCctattatatacacacatctcttACCAGATGAAACAAATCAAACTTTAAGATTGTATTTCGTCTTTATTTATTCCATTCTTTTCGGTTCATTTTTTGCAGCCCATTTGATCTTAATCGAAACCAAAGGGTAAGACTACAGTTGAACCTCTGGCCCTACAGACAAGGACCCAAGCAACTCTTAGCCACCTTTGACTGCAACTTGTTCAGGGACATCAAAGCCAGCTGCGACGTGAATGTCGGACCACCTGCCACTTTGATAGGGGGTTTGTATTAGgcagcacaaaaacacagagtggaGTTAAGGCCTATCATCTGATAAAATAACGTTATCGCTACAAAATCAAAAATTTACATGCTTCTTCGATTCGCAAAGATACAGTTGGTGCTGCTGCTATGTCAAGGGCGTGTAAAACATATTAAATGATCACATGCTTCACAAGCACTAATAACTGTATTCTTCTGTAACTGCAAGACATTTGTAACGCACAGTAATATAGACTATAATTAGGGTTATTTATAACATGAATCAAAGATTAATTTAAGGGCGGGCTAAGGGAGAAAACACAGACTTTTGCCGTATACTGTTGAATCTGTCCGAGTGTGACGCACAGTAAgggtcctctctctttcacactggcGTACTTCACCTGGAGCTGGGAATCAACGACCGGACTTCTTCtgggattttattttattagtagtaattttttttttttttaaatcaactgccCAGTTGGGAAACTGCACCCAGCTCATATCCACCTCCAGACGCGATACACACCCTGTTAACAAATAGTAACcggagaaatggaagaaagaaATAGTTAAACTTGCAGGCTTGTTGCGACAAGTATTTCTTGATCAAAACACTTGTCACTTAAAGCCTGCttaatgatttaaatgtgaTGTGAAGCCCCACCCTCGGACTGAGagctgtgggaaaaaaaaaaaaaaaaaacccttgtcatTCCAAGAACCGTCATCAAGTCTGGTGCCCGCAATGACGACAGAGTCCTCGTTATATGTCCTCTAATTACCTGTGTTTCCATATTTAAACTAGTCACATGAGGGATAATTATAAATGGAAGTTACACAAACTACATCTGTgcgctaaaaaaaataaataaaataaaataaattaaaaaaaaataaaataaaaaagaacattatttaAGTTACTCCCCCGAAGCTGCACAGTGTgaggtgttttgttgtttatgattTTCTAAGAATGAAAAATACCATTCTGTTTCCACTCAAAGAACCTAAAGACAATAGTGAATCGAGACaacaatctgtttttttgtttgtttgtttgtttgttttgttttttacagagtGACCCTCACCTTACCCATTAGCCCATCAGACAATTACAGTTCGCTGTGTAAAGTATTGTGGATCTTAGTAAATGGTAAAGTTCACAAAAGGCCacaacattaattaaaaagaaactgaCCACAGTGGATTACAAGTCAGTGCAACAACGACAGCTGACAGGTCATCCATATAGATTTTGGTGAAATACACCATTGTAGCTATTTAACAAAGTCATCAAAAGGTCATAAAGAGGTATCTGAAAAACTACCTTGTGCTGTTAAACTAACTATATTTACACCCACATATGTAATTATTAATATATAGTTATAttcagtaatatatatataggaaTCATTCATAAACTGAGAATTTCATTGATCATGTTCACTGCGCCAGGAGTGTGAACACAGACAAATCAGATACGCAGATAATATAAATACACAACTGTCAGGCCTAACCTTTTAGAACAATAGTACACGAACTATTACTGTTGTTGTGACATTAATTAGGGCACTCCTCGGTGGCACTCCAAAATGACTCACACTTTTCATGAGGATTAAAGAACAAGGCTGCAGGAAATAAGACATACAAGAAaacaacttgttttgttttgtttttcaacactTGTAAACATGTGTCAGCAAGCtgctttttgtgtttcatttcaaactgaagAAAGTGTATTGTGTCTTCGTAAGGTGACAGTTGAATGCTGTCATGCTTGTTGGTAAAAGACACTCTAAGGAATTACGGGTTATTCCACGAAACTGTAACTGGTCGCACCACCAGTGAGGCATGTTGATTTGAGCT encodes:
- the LOC115815942 gene encoding protein-glutamine gamma-glutamyltransferase 2-like: MATISTELNGLDISKVDLHYEENNKEHHTDEISLGRLIVRRGQSFKLTFHVGGPLRPNDDFFELIVETGPDASESMGTKSVFGLTKSSGSGKGKPWSMEVQRNTDTTVTLSVLCPADASVGQYSLSVRTGSATSKAVVMGKLLVLFNPWCKEDWVYLPQETERQEYVMNENGRLYQGSDRYINSQAWDFGQFEDDIVDICLKLLDVNPKCLRNAREDFSARCNPIYVSRVVSAMINANDDRGVVMGRWDGTYYDGVSPTHWDGSVEILRKWLQTDCSPVKYGQCWVFAGVMCTVLRCLGIPCRAISNFQSAHDTNTNLTIEEYFSENGVHLKDSPDSIWNYHVWVEAWMKRPDLSDTSDYDGWQVVDPTPQERSSGVFCCGPAPVKAVLKGHTNVKYDVPFVYAEVNADVVTWMKMADGSKKKIYSDTVSVGQNISTKAVGSDSRVDVTANYKHQEGSKEERDVFDEAVRRLNMKQVIIKIEEVSKPINGMDIDLRVKLHSESPSSRTLDVYIIAQAMRYTGIPDTVIWSDLKQVQLLPEKELDIPVSIPFSSYGERMLENNSIKVSVIVKNKLDSDETYLAQRDIVPQNPPLKITTTGVPRLYGELKAEIVFENPLPVPLKQCTITVTGSGLLLNPVVSRQGPKQLLATFDCNLFRDIKASCDVNVGPPATLIGGLY